DNA from Oryzisolibacter sp. LB2S:
CATTGACAATTGTTGTAGAAATATTTGGTCATTTATATTGCACGCATGGAATCTGATTTCGAAGTCGACGCCATTGACCTGCAGCTGCTCGACCTGCTGCAGACCGACGCCTCCCTCACCAACCAGGCGCTGGCCGAGCGCGTGCATGTCTCGCCCCCCACCTGCCTGCGCCGCGTGCGCAGGCTGCAGGCCGCCGGCCTGATCGAGCGCCAGGTCGCGCTGCTGCAGCCCGACCGGCTCGCCGCGCTGCAGGGCCACGGCCTGACGGCCATCGTCGAGGTCACCCTCGACCGTCAGGGCGTGGAGCACCTCGACGCCTTCCAGGCCCGCGCCGTGCAGGAAGCAGCCGTGCAGCAATGCTGGCGCGTATCGCCGGGGCCGGACTTCGTGCTCGTCGTGCACATGCGCGACATGCCGGGCTACCTGGCGCTGACGCAACGCCTGTTCTCGCAGGACGCCAACGTGCGCAACGTCAAGGCCTTCTTTGCCACACAGCGCGCAAAGTTTGAGCCAAAACTAGCCATAGCCCTTACCTGACAGGCGTCAGAAGCTATCAAAACAAGAGTGCACCAAAAGACGGCTGCCGTCCTGCCCACGCCCGCCCCTTGACCAAAGCCCCCATCGCCCCCACCCTCGCAGCCTGAAGCCCGGCATGGAGGACACATGGAGTTCAAGGACTACTACGCCATCCTCGGCGTGGCACGCGACGCCAGCGCGGATGACATCAAGCGCGCCTACCGCAAGCTCGCGCGCAAGTACCACCCGGACGTGAGCAAGGAACCCGACGCCGCCGCGCGCATGGCCGAGGTCAACGAGGCCAACACCGTCCTGTCCGACCCCGAAAAACGCGCCGCCTACGACGCCCTGGGCCGCGAGGTACCCCACCGCCCGGGCCAGGACTTCCGCCCGCCACCCCACTGGGACGCCGGCTTCGAATTCACCGGCGCGCCGGGCGCCGAGGGTATGGACGGCGCCGAGTTCAGCGACTTCTTCGAGCAGCTCTTCGGCCGCGCCGCCCGCGCCCGGCATGCCCAGCGCGGCGACGGCGCCGGCCAGCCACGCCAGCGCGGGCGCGACCACCACGCCAGCATCGAGCTCGACCTGCAGGACGCCTACCACGGCGCCCAGCGCGTGCTCACCCTGCACGGCGCCCACCTGGACGCGGACGGCCGCCTCGTCGGCCAGGAGCGGCAGCTGCAGGTCACCATCCCCAAGGGCGTGCGCGCGGGCCAGCTCATACGCCTCTCGGGCCAGGGCGGCCCGGGCCTGGCCGGTGCGCCCGCCGGCGACCTGTTCCTGGAGGTGCAGTTCAAACCCGACGCCCGCTGGCGCGCCGAGGATCGCGACGTCTACCAGAGCGTCGCCCTCGCACCGTGGGAGGCCGAGCTTGGCGGCGCCATCGAGGTCCAGACACCCGGCGGCAACACCGTGGAAGTCACAGTGCCGCCGCGCTGGAAGAGCGGCCGCAAGCTGCGCCTCAAAGAGCGCGGCATCCCCGCCGCCACGCCCGGCGACCTGTACCTGGAGCTGCACGTCGCCCTGCCCGCCGCCACCACGCCGGCCCAGCAGCAGGCGTACCGCGCCTTCGCCCAGGCCTTCCCGCAATTCAAGCCCCGCGCCACACAGGGCGTGCATGGCACCCAAGGAGCCTGACATGCCCCACTTTCTTGACAATGCCCTGGCCGAGCTGCTGGACGACCCCACCCGCCTGACCCTGGACGACCTCGCGCGCAGCTGCTGCATGCCGCCCGACTGGGTCATGGCACGACTCGACGCCGGCCTGCTGCAGGCCGAGCAGACCGGCGGCCACTGGCTGTTTGCCAGCACCACCGTGCTGCGCGCGCGGCGCCTGGCGCGGCTGGAAGAGAGCTTCGGCGCCGACCCCGAGCTCGCCGCCCTCACCACCGATCTGATCGAGGAAGTGGCAGCGCTGCGCCAGAGGCTGCGGCAACTCGAAAGCAGACTGGGCCAGAGGTGAGCGGATAGTCAGGAGCGCTGGTGGCGCGGCAGCACCGGTCCATTCTGAAATTGGAATCCGACCCCAATACTCCTCCGGCCCAAATCCTCCGCCACGATGCGATCGCATCATGATGATTTAGAATCATGGCGCAACGCTACAGCGGAAGAAGGAGACACTTCATGCGCACCACGAT
Protein-coding regions in this window:
- a CDS encoding Lrp/AsnC family transcriptional regulator, encoding MESDFEVDAIDLQLLDLLQTDASLTNQALAERVHVSPPTCLRRVRRLQAAGLIERQVALLQPDRLAALQGHGLTAIVEVTLDRQGVEHLDAFQARAVQEAAVQQCWRVSPGPDFVLVVHMRDMPGYLALTQRLFSQDANVRNVKAFFATQRAKFEPKLAIALT
- a CDS encoding DnaJ C-terminal domain-containing protein, translating into MEFKDYYAILGVARDASADDIKRAYRKLARKYHPDVSKEPDAAARMAEVNEANTVLSDPEKRAAYDALGREVPHRPGQDFRPPPHWDAGFEFTGAPGAEGMDGAEFSDFFEQLFGRAARARHAQRGDGAGQPRQRGRDHHASIELDLQDAYHGAQRVLTLHGAHLDADGRLVGQERQLQVTIPKGVRAGQLIRLSGQGGPGLAGAPAGDLFLEVQFKPDARWRAEDRDVYQSVALAPWEAELGGAIEVQTPGGNTVEVTVPPRWKSGRKLRLKERGIPAATPGDLYLELHVALPAATTPAQQQAYRAFAQAFPQFKPRATQGVHGTQGA
- a CDS encoding chaperone modulator CbpM encodes the protein MPHFLDNALAELLDDPTRLTLDDLARSCCMPPDWVMARLDAGLLQAEQTGGHWLFASTTVLRARRLARLEESFGADPELAALTTDLIEEVAALRQRLRQLESRLGQR